A section of the Flavobacteriales bacterium genome encodes:
- a CDS encoding histidine kinase, giving the protein MLLPCVRLSIVLVAAFRATLVLGIGQAADEPVEAMRFDVLGINEGLSQGLVSSVAQDTSGFLWLTSKDGLNRYDGYRFTTFRHHPGDSTSLSDNNVQTVMVDSRGRLWAGLQNRRVELFDPRKERFMHFRADSVRDMDHIISDHWQVFAVEEDPAGNIWVDLEGQGMIIITDRRSAHEMMAPGAAPPRMLKARDVLPELDWELDRHKLLFDRHGGLWILGSDHIAVYDVDLNTWTAKLRFRRTFERSHGLLFRDPRSDDMIWMRLTTTEILDGRTGATKERIDALPGLRYNGFCTSDDGKRLLFSMFPPMLMIADGSERSPYPVEPHAIGEIGRMYADLTSHLIDRSGTHWMGTSGYGVLRRTRTQQAFHLVKGREGNAMSMHYLAEDPGGRVLFSGPEIEWLDPGTWERRSAHVRDRLTRRGFTEMSPARVQGRDGRYWLSCLIGSRCHLYTWDPRTDALKDHGSYDGPLIWQFQPLFQAPDSSIWYGTTLGGQHMVCRLNEVDPLNSTCYRFDLPYRHHGIQFISSHHFSRDGAMWLGTCEGVFRLDPASGEWLRYHHRDGDSTSLASDMVFSLCPDPDEPERFLWVGTNGAGMDRLDMATGGCTHHGTAQGIPNLVVYGIQSDAHGHLWLSTNQGLCQFDPDHGARRVFTDRDGLQSNEFNRYASCRTRSGRLFFGGVVGFNHFDPEEFYLESVPSPVRIIGIRVMNRPLEIGHGAEAMLQEAPQYTSGLTLDHTARMITVRFACLDLTNPASNRFRYRLTGFDREWVDNGTANEVTFTNLDAGSYVLEVQGMNSAGVWNTDGARFSLVLLPPWWATWWFRGAVALLLGFVAYRAYRGRMKALKMDREVARLETQALRSQMNPHFIFNALNSINAVIRRNDMDRASGFVTRFARVMRGVLEHSRHGEVSLREDLGTLQAYLELERQRCDERFDFEITVAPDIDPDDVMVPPLVVQPFVENAIWHGMAGKVDKGHIRLHVQRRDGHITYTIEDDGTGRHAPKVAADPEAPVKKTSLGTTITRERLDLVRKQHGGKAGFAYEDLNPGTRVTVTMPELKAR; this is encoded by the coding sequence ATGCTCCTTCCCTGCGTTCGCCTGAGCATCGTCCTGGTCGCGGCGTTCAGGGCGACCCTGGTGCTGGGCATCGGCCAGGCGGCCGATGAACCGGTGGAAGCGATGCGCTTCGATGTCCTGGGCATCAACGAAGGCCTGTCGCAAGGACTTGTATCGTCCGTGGCCCAGGATACCAGCGGCTTTCTCTGGTTGACCTCGAAGGATGGGCTGAACCGGTACGACGGCTATCGGTTCACCACCTTCCGCCACCATCCCGGGGACAGCACCAGCCTGTCGGACAACAACGTGCAGACGGTGATGGTGGACAGCCGTGGGCGCCTCTGGGCCGGCCTGCAGAACCGCCGTGTGGAGCTCTTCGACCCGCGGAAGGAACGGTTCATGCACTTCCGGGCGGATTCGGTGCGGGACATGGACCACATCATCTCCGACCACTGGCAGGTGTTCGCCGTGGAGGAGGATCCGGCGGGCAACATCTGGGTGGATCTGGAGGGGCAGGGCATGATCATCATCACCGACCGGCGCTCTGCCCATGAAATGATGGCCCCTGGGGCCGCACCGCCCCGCATGCTGAAGGCACGGGATGTATTGCCGGAGCTTGACTGGGAGCTTGACCGCCACAAGCTTCTCTTCGATCGCCACGGAGGCCTGTGGATCCTGGGCAGCGATCACATCGCCGTGTACGACGTGGATCTGAACACCTGGACGGCGAAGCTCCGCTTCCGCCGCACGTTCGAGCGCTCCCATGGCCTGTTGTTCCGCGATCCGCGATCGGACGACATGATCTGGATGCGGTTGACCACCACCGAGATCCTCGATGGCCGCACCGGCGCCACGAAGGAGCGGATCGATGCGCTGCCGGGGCTCCGCTACAATGGGTTCTGCACCTCGGACGACGGCAAGCGGCTGCTCTTTTCCATGTTCCCGCCGATGCTGATGATCGCCGATGGCTCGGAGCGGTCGCCCTACCCGGTGGAGCCCCACGCCATCGGTGAGATCGGCCGGATGTACGCGGACCTCACCTCCCACCTCATCGACCGGTCCGGCACCCATTGGATGGGCACCAGCGGATACGGTGTCCTGCGACGCACCCGCACCCAGCAGGCCTTCCACCTGGTGAAGGGCCGGGAGGGCAATGCCATGAGCATGCACTATCTGGCCGAGGACCCAGGAGGCCGCGTGCTCTTTTCAGGTCCCGAGATCGAGTGGCTGGACCCGGGGACGTGGGAGCGGCGGAGCGCACACGTGCGCGATCGGCTCACCAGGCGCGGCTTCACCGAGATGTCGCCGGCGCGTGTACAGGGCCGCGACGGCCGCTATTGGCTCTCCTGCCTCATCGGTTCGCGCTGCCACCTCTATACCTGGGATCCCCGCACCGATGCCCTGAAGGACCACGGCTCCTACGATGGGCCCTTGATCTGGCAGTTCCAACCCCTCTTCCAGGCGCCGGACAGCAGCATCTGGTACGGCACCACGCTCGGTGGCCAGCACATGGTGTGCCGCCTGAACGAGGTGGACCCCTTGAACAGCACCTGCTACCGCTTCGATCTGCCCTATCGCCACCATGGCATCCAGTTCATCAGCAGCCATCACTTCAGCAGGGACGGGGCCATGTGGCTCGGCACCTGCGAGGGGGTGTTCCGCCTGGACCCGGCCAGCGGGGAGTGGCTTCGGTACCATCACCGCGATGGGGACAGCACTTCGCTGGCCTCCGACATGGTCTTCTCCCTTTGCCCCGACCCTGACGAGCCCGAGCGCTTCCTGTGGGTGGGCACCAACGGGGCCGGCATGGACCGACTGGACATGGCCACGGGTGGTTGTACGCATCATGGAACGGCCCAGGGGATCCCCAACCTGGTCGTCTACGGCATTCAGTCCGATGCACATGGTCACCTGTGGCTGTCGACCAATCAGGGCCTGTGCCAGTTCGACCCGGACCACGGGGCCAGGCGCGTCTTCACCGACCGCGACGGCCTGCAGAGCAACGAATTCAACCGCTACGCCAGCTGCCGCACGCGGTCCGGACGCCTGTTCTTCGGCGGCGTGGTGGGCTTCAACCATTTCGATCCGGAGGAGTTCTACCTGGAGTCGGTGCCTTCACCTGTGCGCATCATCGGCATCCGCGTGATGAACCGGCCCTTGGAGATCGGACACGGCGCGGAGGCCATGCTGCAGGAGGCGCCCCAGTACACCTCGGGCCTCACCCTGGACCACACCGCCCGCATGATCACCGTCCGCTTCGCCTGCCTCGACCTCACCAACCCCGCGAGCAACCGCTTCCGGTATCGGCTGACCGGCTTCGACCGCGAGTGGGTGGACAACGGAACGGCGAACGAGGTCACCTTCACCAACCTCGATGCGGGGTCCTATGTGCTGGAGGTGCAGGGCATGAACAGCGCCGGTGTGTGGAACACCGACGGCGCACGCTTCTCCCTGGTCCTGCTGCCGCCTTGGTGGGCCACCTGGTGGTTCCGCGGTGCCGTGGCGCTCCTGCTGGGGTTCGTCGCCTACCGCGCCTACCGCGGGCGGATGAAGGCGCTGAAGATGGACCGCGAGGTCGCCCGCCTGGAGACGCAGGCCCTGCGCAGCCAGATGAACCCGCACTTCATCTTCAATGCGCTCAACTCCATCAATGCCGTCATCCGGCGCAACGACATGGACCGCGCCAGCGGCTTCGTCACCCGCTTCGCCCGGGTGATGCGCGGTGTGCTGGAGCACAGCCGCCACGGCGAGGTGTCGTTGCGCGAGGACCTCGGCACCCTACAGGCCTATCTCGAACTGGAGCGCCAGCGCTGCGACGAGCGCTTCGACTTCGAGATCACCGTGGCGCCCGACATCGACCCCGATGACGTGATGGTGCCCCCCCTGGTGGTGCAGCCCTTCGTGGAGAACGCCATCTGGCACGGCATGGCCGGCAAGGTCGACAAGGGGCACATCCGGCTGCACGTGCAACGGCGCGATGGTCACATCACCTACACCATCGAGGACGATGGCACGGGTCGGCATGCGCCGAAAGTGGCCGCCGATCCGGAGGCCCCGGTGAAGAAGACCAGCCTGGGCACGACCATCACCCGCGAGCGCCTCGACCTGGTGCGCAAGCAGCACGGGGGCAAGGCCGGCTTCGCCTACGAGGACCTGAACCCCGGGACCCGCGTCACCGTCACCATGCCCGAACTGAAGGCGCGGTGA